In a genomic window of Nostoc sp. UHCC 0870:
- a CDS encoding M42 family metallopeptidase, with translation MWADDRLFETITELVMHHSPSGAEGEINQLLMQRFTGLGVEVWCDRADNIIAKISGKNSDRAVAITAHKDEIGAIVKNIGDAGRVEVRKLGGAFPWVYGEGVVDLLGDNETISGILSFGSRHVSHESPQKVQQEETPIKWENAWIETKLTTDELEAAGIRPGTRMVIGKHRKQPIRLKNHIASYTLDNKASVAILLALAQHLKQPAVDVYLVASAKEEVGAIGALFFTQNQRLDALIALEICPLSEEYPVKDGENPVLLAQDAYGIYDEGLNGQLRQCAKQLNMPVQLTTLSGFGSDASIAMKFGHVGRAACLAFPTQNTHGYEIAHLGAISNCIILLKAFCETEFD, from the coding sequence ATGTGGGCTGACGATCGCTTATTTGAAACTATCACGGAATTAGTCATGCACCATTCTCCTAGCGGTGCAGAAGGGGAAATCAATCAATTGCTGATGCAGCGATTTACTGGGCTGGGTGTAGAAGTTTGGTGCGATCGCGCCGATAATATTATTGCGAAGATTTCCGGTAAAAATTCTGATAGAGCAGTGGCGATTACAGCCCACAAAGACGAAATTGGTGCGATCGTTAAAAATATTGGTGATGCGGGTAGGGTAGAAGTCCGCAAGTTAGGCGGTGCTTTCCCTTGGGTTTACGGGGAAGGTGTTGTTGATTTACTAGGAGACAACGAAACCATTAGCGGTATTCTCAGTTTTGGTTCGCGCCACGTCTCCCACGAATCCCCGCAAAAAGTCCAGCAAGAAGAGACTCCGATTAAATGGGAAAATGCCTGGATTGAAACTAAACTGACTACGGATGAGTTAGAAGCGGCTGGGATTCGTCCGGGAACAAGAATGGTAATTGGGAAGCATCGTAAACAGCCCATCAGGCTTAAAAATCACATTGCTAGCTACACCTTAGATAACAAAGCATCTGTGGCAATTTTATTGGCGTTAGCACAGCACTTAAAACAGCCAGCCGTGGATGTTTATTTAGTGGCTTCCGCCAAAGAAGAAGTAGGCGCAATTGGGGCATTATTTTTTACCCAAAATCAGCGTTTAGATGCTTTGATTGCTTTAGAAATTTGTCCGTTATCTGAGGAATATCCGGTTAAAGACGGCGAAAATCCGGTACTTTTAGCTCAGGATGCCTATGGGATATATGATGAAGGGCTAAATGGACAATTGCGCCAATGTGCGAAGCAATTAAATATGCCTGTACAGCTAACTACCTTAAGTGGCTTTGGTAGTGATGCTTCTATAGCAATGAAATTTGGTCATGTGGGACGTGCTGCTTGTTTGGCATTTCCTACCCAAAACACCCACGGTTATGAAATTGCTCATTTGGGTGCAATTTCCAACTGTATTATTTTATTGAAAGCTTTTTGTGAAACTGAGTTTGACTAA
- a CDS encoding SGNH/GDSL hydrolase family protein has translation MKTKIIAAGFAICSVIIPLEAKAAKFSSFYVFGDSLADTGNILNLTSQVLQPPRPTPPPPYFQGRFANDLIWVDYLGDKLGLKPTLVTDILLNNAIPTQGINFAIGGANSGFGNGLVPNAPLPGVLEQVQGFVQGNGNIVDPNALYALSGGGNDYLFPQIPSDPNQPKPYTNIFQSVNSLVTAGAKNIVVFNLTDLGVLPGASIPGRNADELTGASKDFNSNLAKDLAIIRQNPNVNLTEVNVYSLVNSWRKSPEKFGFTNVTDACLQFTSPTTYITCDNPDEYLYWDDVHPSSKAHKLIADAVFVPEPSVTMGMLGFGALGIAGKLKRQRKKSVLTAIVK, from the coding sequence ATGAAAACCAAAATCATAGCGGCAGGATTTGCAATCTGTTCTGTCATCATTCCGCTTGAAGCTAAAGCGGCAAAGTTTAGCAGCTTTTATGTATTTGGCGATAGTTTGGCTGATACTGGTAATATATTGAACTTGACAAGTCAGGTTTTACAACCTCCAAGGCCTACTCCACCTCCACCATATTTTCAGGGACGCTTTGCTAATGACTTGATATGGGTTGATTATTTAGGAGACAAGTTAGGGTTAAAACCAACTTTAGTCACTGATATATTGCTGAATAATGCTATTCCTACTCAGGGAATTAACTTTGCTATTGGTGGGGCTAATTCAGGATTTGGTAATGGACTTGTTCCTAACGCACCCTTACCTGGAGTCTTAGAGCAAGTTCAGGGTTTTGTACAAGGAAATGGAAACATCGTAGATCCTAATGCACTTTATGCTTTATCGGGAGGTGGAAATGATTACTTGTTCCCACAAATACCTAGCGATCCTAATCAACCAAAGCCTTACACTAACATCTTCCAATCTGTAAATAGCTTAGTCACAGCAGGTGCTAAAAACATTGTGGTATTCAACCTGACAGATTTGGGTGTGCTTCCAGGGGCTAGTATACCAGGACGCAATGCTGATGAACTGACTGGCGCGAGCAAAGATTTCAATTCAAATCTAGCCAAGGATTTAGCAATTATTCGTCAAAACCCAAACGTTAACCTCACCGAAGTTAATGTTTATTCTCTAGTTAATAGTTGGCGTAAATCTCCAGAGAAATTCGGTTTTACTAATGTCACTGATGCTTGCTTGCAATTCACCAGCCCCACAACTTATATAACTTGTGATAATCCAGACGAGTATTTATATTGGGACGATGTTCATCCTTCCAGCAAAGCCCATAAACTGATAGCAGACGCGGTATTCGTACCTGAACCTTCAGTCACGATGGGGATGTTAGGATTTGGTGCTTTGGGTATAGCAGGTAAGCTCAAGCGTCAACGGAAAAAGTCAGTTTTGACTGCTATTGTGAAGTAA
- a CDS encoding S-layer homology domain-containing protein, whose amino-acid sequence MLLFKRPAVFLSLAVFLTSLTACANVPTAKNLEQSLAADPRLKNNPTVLGQSPADKSPSGQNEPSVQLPADFPKDIPIYPNAKLEEITPASATDNRVLTRWLSSEPSNFITSFYRNQFQSNNWQILQQPTDDVEGTFEVRRNDLLVNVSIQPQSVTNPAPNQPQTSTLLKIEYVPNSTATSTTNNVPQPGDSQFIGPVPPANWVTQSPSTSETPTAQEFSDLNKAPQQIQQYIQDLAALGVFSSDTANNKTNSPTTTNQFEPGKIITRREYARWLVTANNAMYANNPAKQIRPASESVQPTFSDVSRQDPDFPAIQGLAEAGLIPSPLSGDSTAVLFRPDAPLTREQLVLWKVPLDTRQALPTANLEAVKETWGFQDAGKIDPKSLRAVLADFQNGEQSNIRRVFGYTTLFQPKKPVTRAEAAAALWYFGTQGEGISANEALKLKQTR is encoded by the coding sequence GTGCTTTTGTTTAAACGTCCAGCTGTATTTTTAAGTTTGGCTGTTTTTCTAACTTCGTTAACAGCCTGTGCTAACGTGCCAACTGCCAAAAACCTGGAACAGTCTTTGGCAGCAGACCCCAGGTTAAAAAATAACCCAACAGTTTTAGGTCAATCTCCAGCAGATAAATCGCCATCTGGACAAAACGAACCATCAGTGCAGTTACCTGCGGATTTTCCCAAAGATATCCCCATATATCCCAACGCCAAACTAGAGGAAATTACCCCTGCTAGTGCTACAGACAATAGGGTGTTGACTCGTTGGCTAAGTTCTGAACCTAGCAATTTTATTACTAGTTTTTACCGCAATCAGTTTCAATCTAACAACTGGCAAATTCTACAACAGCCCACAGATGATGTAGAAGGTACTTTTGAAGTGCGTCGCAATGATTTGTTAGTGAATGTGTCTATTCAGCCGCAATCAGTCACAAATCCTGCACCCAATCAACCACAAACCTCTACATTATTAAAGATTGAGTACGTACCAAATAGTACAGCTACCTCAACTACTAATAATGTTCCCCAACCAGGCGATTCGCAGTTTATTGGCCCAGTACCTCCAGCAAATTGGGTAACACAATCACCCAGTACATCTGAGACACCCACGGCTCAAGAATTTAGCGATTTGAATAAAGCCCCGCAACAAATACAGCAATATATCCAAGATTTAGCAGCATTAGGGGTATTTTCGTCAGATACTGCCAACAATAAAACTAATTCTCCTACCACAACTAACCAATTTGAACCCGGTAAAATTATCACTCGGCGAGAATATGCCCGTTGGCTAGTGACTGCTAACAATGCCATGTATGCCAACAATCCCGCCAAGCAAATTCGCCCAGCATCAGAAAGTGTACAACCAACTTTTAGTGATGTGTCGCGTCAAGACCCTGATTTTCCAGCAATTCAAGGATTAGCGGAAGCTGGATTAATTCCTAGTCCTTTGTCTGGTGACTCTACAGCCGTTCTGTTTCGCCCTGATGCACCACTCACACGAGAACAATTAGTCTTGTGGAAAGTACCCCTAGATACCCGCCAAGCTTTACCAACTGCTAATTTAGAGGCTGTTAAGGAAACTTGGGGTTTTCAGGATGCGGGTAAAATAGACCCCAAATCTTTGAGAGCAGTTTTAGCTGATTTCCAGAATGGCGAACAATCAAATATTCGTCGGGTGTTTGGCTATACAACTTTGTTCCAACCGAAAAAACCCGTGACTCGTGCAGAAGCGGCGGCGGCGTTGTGGTATTTTGGCACTCAGGGTGAGGGTATATCGGCTAATGAGGCATTGAAATTAAAGCAGACGAGATAA
- a CDS encoding glycosyltransferase family 4 protein produces MKLLIQHRHFKNEIAGVITYINALIPELETRGVEVKTISTREEQINNWIKLIFWADIVHMNSNDLIFALLCKILNKKIIIKYHYCFYQSIHSQYEQMSFGKRLQAEFKYTLPKPNYPLKWKLFTFVKWARLGTRLGTALIANRHTACSNFLGESCAFPWQVVTLYNPIVIKSESQPKNLHNLSTPYKFIFVGRLDADKGVDILLRAASILKDENRHFQILIIGDGGTANKLQQLTSSLEIVNYVRFLGKLSNQEVIAQLQDALALVVPSRWQEPAGYVVLEASSTQTCSIVSKVGGLPELAGTHGFFFKNEDIQELATCMRYCLDHPDEVINRGFLSSQYVAENFSSTLVATQFLEICEQLKPQTTIQ; encoded by the coding sequence ATGAAGCTTTTAATCCAACACAGACATTTTAAGAATGAAATCGCTGGAGTCATAACATACATTAATGCACTCATACCAGAACTAGAAACAAGAGGTGTAGAAGTTAAAACAATCTCTACCAGAGAAGAGCAGATCAATAATTGGATAAAACTTATTTTTTGGGCAGATATTGTGCATATGAATTCTAATGATTTAATATTTGCCCTATTATGTAAAATCCTCAATAAAAAAATTATTATTAAATATCACTACTGTTTTTATCAATCTATTCACTCTCAATATGAGCAGATGTCCTTTGGCAAAAGGCTACAAGCTGAATTCAAATATACCTTACCCAAACCCAACTACCCTTTAAAATGGAAGTTATTCACCTTTGTTAAATGGGCAAGATTAGGGACTAGACTTGGTACTGCACTCATAGCAAATCGTCACACAGCTTGTAGCAATTTTCTAGGGGAATCTTGTGCTTTTCCTTGGCAAGTAGTTACTTTATATAATCCTATTGTCATTAAGTCTGAAAGTCAGCCAAAAAATCTGCATAACTTATCTACGCCTTATAAATTTATTTTTGTTGGCAGATTAGATGCAGATAAAGGAGTAGATATTTTATTAAGAGCCGCATCAATTTTAAAAGATGAAAATCGTCATTTTCAGATTTTGATTATAGGCGATGGAGGAACAGCCAATAAATTACAGCAACTGACATCTAGTTTAGAAATTGTAAATTACGTCAGATTTTTAGGGAAACTTTCTAATCAAGAAGTGATTGCACAATTACAGGATGCTTTGGCTTTGGTAGTACCTTCGCGGTGGCAAGAACCAGCCGGCTATGTAGTATTGGAAGCTTCTAGTACCCAAACCTGCTCGATTGTTTCAAAAGTGGGAGGATTACCAGAACTGGCTGGAACACACGGCTTTTTCTTTAAAAATGAAGATATACAAGAGTTAGCCACCTGCATGAGATACTGCTTGGATCATCCAGATGAAGTAATTAATCGTGGTTTCCTATCTAGTCAGTATGTTGCAGAAAATTTTTCTTCAACCCTTGTTGCTACTCAATTTCTAGAGATTTGTGAGCAACTAAAACCGCAAACTACAATTCAATGA
- a CDS encoding helix-turn-helix domain-containing protein, whose protein sequence is MSNILNYIEENPKQTQRLIGLEYEQLQQLIINGERLYHEKKALLESKKVRIIAGGGGRKPKLSISEQIILTLVYLRHLTTFQLLGIQFEVSESTANDTFNYWLPNLRELLPSSLLEQVKKKRF, encoded by the coding sequence ATGAGCAATATACTGAATTACATTGAAGAGAATCCTAAACAAACCCAAAGGTTAATAGGTCTGGAATATGAACAGTTACAACAATTAATCATAAATGGGGAAAGATTATATCATGAAAAAAAAGCTTTACTGGAATCTAAGAAAGTGAGAATTATTGCTGGTGGAGGAGGTCGGAAACCAAAATTATCTATTTCTGAACAAATCATTTTAACTTTAGTGTATCTCCGACATCTGACAACCTTTCAACTTCTAGGTATTCAGTTTGAAGTAAGTGAGTCTACAGCCAACGATACGTTTAACTATTGGTTGCCTAACTTGCGAGAATTACTGCCATCAAGTTTGCTTGAACAAGTAAAAAAAAAACGCTTCTGA
- a CDS encoding HARBI1 family protein, with amino-acid sequence MLTEYELIVDSYEQVRERPRDNDEQKKYFSGKKSNHTFKTQMIILPDASDIVDVVAGEPGPKSDITLFREYRSEFDAKQRFKGDKAYLGEDLITTPIKKPRNQELTTEQKEQNKIFSSKRIFVEHRIRSVKIFRVVQERFRLNTRKYKQVILTICGLVRLRIRGLILPLEISAISSG; translated from the coding sequence ATGCTCACAGAATATGAATTAATAGTAGATAGCTATGAACAAGTCAGAGAAAGACCTAGAGACAATGATGAACAAAAGAAATATTTTTCAGGTAAGAAGAGTAATCATACATTTAAAACTCAAATGATTATTTTACCTGATGCTAGTGATATCGTTGATGTTGTGGCAGGTGAACCTGGTCCAAAAAGCGATATAACTTTGTTCCGAGAATATCGTTCAGAGTTTGATGCCAAACAAAGATTTAAAGGAGATAAGGCATATCTTGGAGAAGATTTAATTACAACTCCAATTAAGAAACCAAGAAATCAAGAACTAACAACTGAACAGAAAGAACAGAACAAAATATTTTCATCTAAACGAATCTTTGTTGAACATCGAATACGGTCAGTCAAAATCTTTCGAGTTGTCCAAGAGAGATTTAGGTTAAATACCCGCAAATATAAGCAAGTAATTTTGACGATTTGTGGGCTAGTAAGGTTACGGATTCGAGGGCTAATATTACCATTAGAAATATCAGCTATATCATCAGGTTAA
- a CDS encoding response regulator, protein MSRISPYSLKEPPVILVADDDTTIRTMLRKVMEQEGYRVIEVTDGKQCLDAYEAVKPDIVLLDAVMPIMDGFTCCKQLLQIARNNLMSALANLDTDSGLGNTVISKLWERTPILMITSLNDEESVDRAFEAGATDYITKPIHWAVLRQRLRRLLQQAQVYKQLEAANLALQELAHVDGLTGLANRRRFDNYLNTQWINLAQSRVPLSLILCDIDFFKFYNDCYGHPAGDACLQKVGHTLNEKAEKHRDLVARYGGEEFAVIMPYTHSSGAVHVATMMQNGVGDLHIAHEKSTVSQYLTLSMGVATMIPSWESSPSDLIAAADKALYQAKEEGRNRICLLSDSEDNS, encoded by the coding sequence ATGTCACGCATAAGCCCATATTCTCTTAAAGAACCTCCTGTAATTTTGGTGGCTGATGATGACACAACCATCCGAACAATGTTGCGTAAAGTAATGGAACAAGAAGGCTATCGAGTCATTGAGGTTACAGACGGAAAGCAGTGCTTAGATGCGTATGAGGCTGTCAAACCAGATATAGTCTTGTTAGATGCTGTGATGCCTATTATGGATGGGTTTACGTGTTGTAAGCAACTACTACAAATTGCTAGAAATAATTTAATGTCAGCTTTGGCAAATCTAGATACTGATTCTGGATTAGGTAATACCGTGATCTCAAAACTATGGGAGCGTACTCCTATATTAATGATTACCAGCTTGAATGATGAAGAATCGGTTGATCGTGCTTTTGAAGCAGGAGCAACAGACTACATCACCAAGCCAATTCATTGGGCGGTATTACGTCAACGTTTACGTAGACTGCTACAACAAGCACAAGTTTATAAACAATTGGAAGCGGCAAACTTAGCTTTGCAGGAACTTGCTCATGTAGATGGCTTAACTGGCTTGGCTAATCGCCGTCGTTTTGATAACTATTTGAATACCCAGTGGATTAACCTAGCACAATCAAGAGTGCCTTTATCGCTGATTTTGTGCGATATCGACTTTTTTAAATTTTACAATGATTGCTATGGACATCCCGCAGGGGACGCTTGTTTACAAAAAGTAGGTCATACTTTAAACGAGAAAGCAGAGAAACACCGAGATTTAGTAGCCCGTTATGGCGGTGAAGAATTTGCTGTGATTATGCCCTATACTCACTCATCCGGTGCAGTTCATGTTGCCACTATGATGCAAAATGGCGTTGGTGATTTACATATTGCCCATGAAAAATCTACTGTGAGTCAATATCTGACTCTGAGTATGGGTGTAGCGACTATGATCCCAAGCTGGGAGTCTTCCCCCTCAGATTTAATAGCCGCAGCAGATAAAGCCCTTTACCAAGCAAAGGAGGAAGGGCGTAATCGGATTTGCTTGTTATCAGACAGTGAAGATAATTCGTAA
- a CDS encoding chlororespiratory reduction protein 7 — translation MPDPLMYQQDNFVVLETNQPEQFLTTAELLEKLKMELQKIDFQDLPFELQQFDSPADQAQHLIDTSCELDVGIGKYLQWYAVRLEK, via the coding sequence ATGCCAGATCCATTAATGTATCAACAGGATAATTTTGTTGTTCTAGAAACAAATCAACCAGAACAGTTTCTCACAACAGCAGAGTTATTAGAAAAGCTCAAAATGGAATTGCAAAAAATTGATTTTCAAGATTTACCATTTGAGCTACAACAATTTGATTCTCCCGCAGATCAAGCCCAACATTTAATTGACACAAGTTGCGAATTAGATGTTGGGATTGGCAAATATTTGCAATGGTATGCAGTACGTTTAGAAAAGTAG
- a CDS encoding DUF2854 domain-containing protein has product MLRKISLGTLGLSVGGILIIVGFVAYALDNATLNLVGFFYGFPLFLGGLALKANEIKPIPFSQPTEPSVLLLREQQATVTQNKIRKDITRYCYGQDAHLDSALSYLGLSPSDDERPVVTALRETEINGAYALILEFDSPSIQISGWQEKHEKMTKYFGPGIEVKITLVNEDKIELAVITDSQ; this is encoded by the coding sequence ATGTTACGTAAAATTTCTCTGGGAACTCTTGGTTTAAGCGTCGGTGGCATATTGATTATCGTAGGCTTTGTTGCTTACGCTCTAGATAACGCTACACTCAATTTAGTGGGATTTTTCTACGGCTTTCCACTATTTCTAGGAGGATTAGCACTCAAAGCTAATGAAATCAAGCCTATTCCCTTCAGTCAACCAACTGAACCTTCAGTTTTATTATTGCGAGAACAGCAAGCAACTGTTACCCAAAATAAAATTCGTAAAGATATTACCCGCTATTGCTATGGACAAGATGCCCATTTAGATAGTGCGCTTTCTTATCTGGGTTTAAGCCCTTCAGATGACGAAAGACCTGTAGTTACAGCATTACGAGAAACAGAAATTAATGGTGCTTATGCCTTGATTTTAGAATTTGACTCGCCATCTATACAAATTAGCGGTTGGCAGGAAAAACATGAAAAAATGACCAAATACTTTGGTCCAGGAATAGAAGTAAAAATCACATTAGTCAATGAGGATAAAATTGAATTAGCAGTGATTACTGATAGTCAATAA